The following proteins are encoded in a genomic region of Sparus aurata chromosome 11, fSpaAur1.1, whole genome shotgun sequence:
- the LOC115590970 gene encoding claudin-1, protein MASSGLQLFGFLLALVGLGATVAATFMVEWKKQTQGNSYHIYEGLWETCSSNEKTICESYESLFKLATEVQATRAVMILGILLSIVAVLVSTIGMKCTHFMDSKPGSKATTAMIGGIMFMISGLLTTIITSWYVTMIVENFHASHHLQSSEFGKAVFVSWAGGVLSMAGGAFLTCRRCGQSRSSESISANHLFPNSSQTSNYV, encoded by the exons ATGGCCAGCTCCGGACTGCAGCTTTTCGGGTTCCTCCTGGCACTGGTCGGCCTCGGTGCTACCGTTGCCGCTACGTTCATGGTTGAGTGGAAGAAGCAGACACAGGGAAATTCTTACCACATATATGAGGGCTTGTGGGAGACCTGCAGCTCTAACGAGAAAACAATCTGTGAATCTTACGAGTCCCTCTTCAAGCTGGCAA CTGAGGTCCAGGCTACCCGGGCTGTGATGATACTCGGCATCCTCCTCTCCATCGTGGCTGTGTTGGTCTCCACAATAGGAATGAAGTGCACTCACTTCATGGACAGCAAGCCTGGGAGCAAAGCCACAACAGCTATGATCGGAGGAATCATGTTCATgatttcag GTTTGCTGACCACCATCATCACCTCCTGGTATGTCACGATGATTGTTGAGAACTTCCATGCATCTCATCACCTGCAaag ctctgagtttGGTAAGGCGGTGTTCGTCAGCTGGGCAGGCGGCGTCCTCTCCATGGCTGGGGGTGCTTTCCTCACCTGTCGGAGGTGCGGGCAGTCAAGATCGAGCGAGTCGATAAGTGCAAACCACCTCTTCCCCAATAGCAGCCAAACGTCCAACTACGTGTAG